One Chryseobacterium indoltheticum DNA segment encodes these proteins:
- the rny gene encoding ribonuclease Y, whose product MTTTAIIIGVICLVIGAVAGMFFSKSSLNTKAKFIIDDAQKNADNLIEKANVQAESIKKEKNLQAKEKFLELKSQHDADIQAREKKMQDAEKRTKDKENKLNDELSKAGKLEKDLDRQIADYAKKNEILEKKQSDLEQATAKKVEMLEKISNYTAEEAKAELVETMRAEAKTRAQAHVQSIMEEAQLNAKSEARKIVIQTIQRIGTEQAIENSVSVFNIESDEVKGRIIGREGRNIRALEAVTGVEIIVDDTPEAILLSCFDPVRREIARLSLHRLVTDGRIHPARIEEVVEKTRKQIEEEIIEVGKRTIIDLGIHGLHPELVKIVGRMKYRSSYGQNLLQHSREVANIAATMAAELGLNVKLAKRAGLLHDIGKVPEQESELPHALLGMQWAEKYGENAEVINAIGAHHDEVEMTSLLSPIIQVADAISGARPGARRQVLESYIQRLKDLEAAALSFEGVSSAYAIQAGRELRVMVESSRINDEMSSQLSYDISEKIQNELTYPGQVKVTVIRETRTVNIAR is encoded by the coding sequence ATGACAACAACCGCTATTATTATAGGCGTAATTTGCTTAGTAATCGGTGCAGTAGCAGGGATGTTTTTCTCAAAAAGCTCTCTCAATACCAAGGCAAAATTTATTATAGACGATGCACAAAAAAATGCAGATAATTTAATAGAAAAAGCTAATGTACAAGCTGAATCCATAAAAAAAGAAAAGAATCTTCAGGCTAAAGAAAAATTCTTGGAACTAAAGTCACAGCACGATGCAGATATTCAGGCTCGCGAAAAGAAGATGCAGGACGCTGAAAAAAGAACGAAAGACAAAGAAAATAAGCTGAATGACGAACTTAGCAAAGCAGGGAAATTAGAAAAAGATCTAGACAGACAGATTGCTGATTATGCTAAGAAAAACGAAATTTTAGAGAAAAAGCAAAGCGATCTAGAGCAGGCAACTGCCAAAAAAGTTGAAATGCTTGAGAAAATTTCAAACTATACAGCAGAAGAAGCGAAAGCAGAATTGGTAGAAACCATGAGAGCTGAAGCAAAAACCAGAGCTCAGGCGCACGTTCAGAGCATTATGGAAGAAGCTCAGTTGAATGCTAAAAGTGAAGCGAGAAAAATCGTTATTCAGACCATTCAGAGAATTGGAACGGAGCAGGCGATTGAAAATTCGGTTTCGGTATTTAATATTGAATCTGATGAAGTAAAAGGTAGAATTATCGGTAGAGAAGGTAGAAATATCCGTGCTTTGGAAGCAGTTACAGGGGTTGAGATCATTGTTGATGATACTCCGGAAGCTATTCTTCTTTCATGTTTTGATCCGGTAAGAAGAGAGATTGCAAGACTATCGCTTCACAGATTGGTTACTGACGGTAGAATTCACCCGGCAAGAATTGAAGAAGTTGTAGAAAAAACAAGAAAGCAAATCGAAGAAGAAATTATAGAAGTAGGTAAAAGAACGATCATTGATTTAGGAATTCACGGTTTACATCCGGAATTGGTGAAGATCGTTGGTAGAATGAAATACCGTTCTTCTTATGGGCAAAACCTTTTACAGCACTCAAGAGAAGTTGCCAATATTGCTGCGACAATGGCTGCTGAATTAGGATTAAACGTAAAATTAGCCAAAAGAGCAGGTCTTTTACACGATATCGGAAAGGTTCCTGAGCAGGAATCTGAACTTCCACACGCACTTTTAGGAATGCAGTGGGCAGAAAAATATGGTGAAAATGCAGAAGTGATCAATGCAATCGGTGCTCACCACGATGAAGTGGAAATGACGTCTCTATTATCTCCGATCATTCAGGTTGCCGATGCGATTTCAGGGGCAAGACCAGGAGCAAGAAGACAGGTTTTGGAATCTTATATCCAAAGACTTAAAGATCTTGAAGCTGCAGCATTGAGTTTTGAAGGTGTTTCTTCAGCATATGCAATTCAGGCAGGTAGAGAATTGAGAGTAATGGTAGAAAGCAGTAGAATAAACGACGAAATGTCTTCTCAGCTTTCTTATGATATTTCAGAGAAAATTCAGAATGAATTAACGTATCCCGGACAGGTAAAAGTGACGGTAATCAGAGAAACCAGAACTGTAAATATCGCAAGATAA
- a CDS encoding arsenate reductase family protein, whose amino-acid sequence MKKVFYLNTCDTCRKILANFNLSDWELREIKKQPITIEELEQMYSITNSYEELFSKKSTQIKLRELDPKSLQESDYKELILDHYTFLKRPVFVTDKEIFIGSDKKNVDALKAFFRAD is encoded by the coding sequence ATGAAAAAAGTATTTTATCTCAATACATGCGATACATGCAGGAAGATTTTGGCAAACTTTAATCTTTCAGATTGGGAGCTAAGAGAAATAAAAAAACAACCGATTACCATAGAAGAGCTGGAACAAATGTACAGCATAACAAATTCTTATGAGGAACTGTTCAGTAAAAAATCTACTCAAATTAAATTAAGAGAGCTAGATCCTAAATCTTTACAGGAAAGTGATTATAAAGAGCTTATTTTAGATCATTATACATTCCTTAAGCGTCCGGTTTTTGTTACAGATAAAGAGATTTTTATCGGAAGTGATAAAAAAAATGTAGATGCTTTGAAGGCATTTTTTAGAGCTGATTAA
- a CDS encoding 3-oxoacyl-ACP synthase III family protein, which yields MPNTIIIGSGSYLPNRVIGRDFFLDSEFYTEDGIKIDKPAEETIAKFVEITEIENRRFIDEDLSNSQIGFEAAKLAIADANVDQEELDYIIYASNFGEVTVNGYADFMPTMAARVKNKLGIKNRKCVTYDMLFGCPGWVEAMILSDNLIKAKVAKTILVIGAETLSRVTDPHDRNRMIFADGAGAVVVKATDEENVGIIAHNTICDNGIELNYLANGPSINKEADQKRLYVRMLGRKIYEYALKNVPAAIKETIDDAGLSIEDIDKILIHQANAKMDYAMIERLHKLYDIKDYDHAISPMTIQEFGNSSVATIPTMFDLIIKGKMTGHSFKDKGNIVMTSVGAGMNINAIVYKFP from the coding sequence ATGCCAAATACGATCATTATTGGTTCCGGATCTTATCTTCCGAATAGAGTAATTGGAAGGGATTTTTTCTTAGATTCAGAATTTTATACAGAAGACGGTATAAAGATTGACAAGCCTGCTGAAGAAACTATTGCAAAATTTGTAGAAATTACAGAGATAGAAAACAGGAGATTTATAGATGAAGATCTTTCAAATTCACAAATCGGTTTTGAGGCTGCAAAGCTTGCTATTGCAGATGCCAATGTAGATCAGGAGGAGCTTGATTATATTATTTACGCCAGTAATTTTGGCGAAGTTACCGTAAATGGTTACGCTGATTTTATGCCGACAATGGCAGCAAGAGTAAAAAATAAATTGGGTATCAAAAACAGAAAATGCGTTACTTATGATATGCTTTTCGGTTGCCCGGGCTGGGTAGAAGCAATGATTTTATCAGATAACTTAATTAAAGCTAAAGTTGCCAAAACAATCCTTGTAATCGGTGCTGAAACTTTGAGCAGAGTGACCGATCCTCACGACAGAAACAGAATGATTTTTGCTGACGGAGCGGGAGCTGTAGTAGTAAAAGCTACTGACGAAGAAAATGTTGGGATCATTGCTCACAATACGATTTGCGATAATGGCATTGAGCTTAATTATCTTGCAAATGGACCGTCAATCAATAAAGAAGCAGATCAAAAACGTTTATATGTAAGAATGCTGGGAAGAAAAATTTATGAGTACGCTCTAAAAAATGTTCCTGCAGCTATTAAAGAAACCATTGACGACGCCGGATTATCTATTGAAGATATCGACAAAATACTTATACATCAGGCAAATGCGAAGATGGATTATGCGATGATTGAAAGACTTCATAAGCTTTACGACATCAAAGATTACGATCACGCGATATCTCCAATGACGATTCAGGAGTTCGGAAATTCTTCTGTAGCAACAATTCCTACCATGTTTGATTTAATAATTAAAGGAAAAATGACTGGTCATTCGTTTAAAGATAAGGGTAACATTGTGATGACATCGGTAGGTGCCGGAATGAACATTAATGCTATTGTTTATAAATTTCCCTAA
- the ubiE gene encoding bifunctional demethylmenaquinone methyltransferase/2-methoxy-6-polyprenyl-1,4-benzoquinol methylase UbiE, whose protein sequence is MFDNIAPKYDLLNHVLSMKIDVLWRNKLVKWMNNDSPKETLDVATGTGDLAIAVEKGTGAKVVGLDLSQQMLNVGIVKIKKLNLDGKISMQKGDAENLPYEDNRFDAVSVAFGVRNFENLTKGLAELRRVVKENKSVYILEFSKVEGFLGPFYMFYFKNILPAIGRLVSKDNRAYTYLPDSVNAFPFGEKMRQILLDTGFKKVEYKKLSLGIATIYKATK, encoded by the coding sequence ATGTTCGACAACATTGCGCCTAAATACGATTTATTAAACCATGTACTTTCTATGAAAATAGATGTGCTCTGGAGAAACAAATTGGTAAAATGGATGAATAACGACAGCCCAAAAGAAACATTGGATGTTGCCACAGGAACAGGAGATTTAGCTATTGCGGTGGAAAAAGGAACCGGTGCAAAAGTGGTGGGATTAGATTTATCGCAACAAATGTTAAATGTTGGCATTGTTAAAATAAAAAAACTTAATTTAGACGGCAAAATTTCCATGCAAAAGGGCGATGCAGAAAATTTACCTTACGAGGACAATAGATTTGATGCAGTTTCCGTTGCTTTTGGAGTGAGAAATTTTGAGAATCTTACTAAAGGTTTGGCAGAGCTGAGAAGAGTGGTTAAAGAAAATAAAAGTGTTTATATTCTGGAGTTTTCAAAGGTAGAGGGTTTTTTAGGACCATTTTATATGTTTTATTTCAAAAATATATTGCCGGCAATCGGCAGACTGGTTTCTAAAGATAATAGGGCGTACACTTATCTTCCCGATTCTGTAAATGCATTTCCATTTGGAGAAAAGATGAGACAAATTCTTTTAGATACAGGATTTAAAAAAGTAGAATACAAAAAATTAAGTTTAGGTATAGCCACAATTTATAAAGCAACAAAATAA
- a CDS encoding metallophosphoesterase: protein MQKNFLFIVAIFLFLEVYIFQAIRTLTDNFWIRLGYVILSLAIYSVLAYEITHFQRSDRSTVRAQISISLFLVFILPKVFIVLFLLVDDIFRTGGYLVGLTTKPAENFFPERRKFLSLIGLGLGGVLSALFIDGITFGKYRHTVRRVKVKFANLPKSFKGYKIIQISDVHSGSFSDPGKLQHAIDLINGQNPDLVLFTGDMVNNVADEFKPFIPLFSKIKAKDGKFAVLGNHDYGDYVKWNSKDEQKKNLETLIEYERQAGFDMLRNENRIIEKDGEKIYILGVENWGLKPFPQYGDIDKALENVPQDATKILMSHDPTHFDYVVKKHPKDIHLTLSGHTHGMQFGLDLKNIKWSPVQYRYPKWADLYESEGKMLYVNRGFGVLGYPGRVGVLPEITLFELG from the coding sequence ATGCAGAAAAACTTCTTATTCATTGTCGCAATCTTCTTGTTTCTAGAAGTTTATATTTTTCAGGCAATAAGAACCTTAACAGATAATTTCTGGATAAGACTCGGCTATGTTATTTTATCTTTGGCTATTTACAGTGTTCTTGCATACGAAATAACCCATTTTCAAAGAAGTGACAGAAGTACGGTAAGAGCACAAATATCGATCTCTTTATTTTTAGTTTTTATTTTACCTAAAGTCTTTATTGTTCTGTTTTTATTGGTTGACGATATCTTCAGAACAGGAGGATATTTGGTAGGACTTACCACTAAACCTGCCGAAAACTTTTTCCCCGAAAGACGCAAGTTTTTAAGCTTAATCGGATTAGGATTGGGAGGTGTGCTTTCTGCTCTTTTCATAGACGGAATTACTTTTGGAAAATACCGTCATACCGTAAGAAGAGTAAAAGTGAAATTTGCCAACCTTCCCAAAAGTTTTAAAGGATATAAAATCATTCAAATCTCTGATGTTCACAGCGGAAGTTTTTCTGACCCAGGCAAATTGCAGCACGCCATTGATTTAATTAATGGACAAAATCCAGACTTGGTTTTATTTACCGGAGATATGGTGAATAATGTTGCCGATGAATTTAAACCATTCATTCCTTTATTTTCTAAAATTAAAGCGAAAGACGGAAAATTTGCAGTCTTAGGAAACCATGATTACGGCGATTATGTAAAATGGAATTCTAAGGATGAACAAAAGAAAAATCTTGAAACCTTAATAGAATATGAAAGACAAGCCGGTTTTGATATGCTTCGTAATGAAAACCGAATCATTGAGAAAGACGGTGAAAAAATCTACATTTTAGGTGTTGAAAACTGGGGATTAAAGCCTTTTCCACAATATGGAGACATTGACAAAGCATTGGAAAACGTACCGCAGGACGCCACAAAAATTTTAATGAGCCACGACCCTACTCATTTCGATTATGTGGTAAAAAAACATCCTAAAGATATTCATTTAACGCTTTCAGGTCACACGCACGGAATGCAGTTTGGTTTAGATTTGAAAAATATAAAATGGTCTCCTGTACAATACCGTTATCCGAAATGGGCAGATTTGTACGAAAGTGAAGGAAAAATGCTTTATGTGAATCGTGGTTTCGGTGTTTTAGGTTATCCCGGAAGAGTTGGAGTGTTGCCGGAAATTACTCTTTTTGAATTAGGTTAA
- the porT gene encoding type IX secretion/gliding motility protein PorT/SprT, translating to MNKFLLKALVLASVSIATVANAQFRTRNRMDRLEDFDQKKVSWGFYLNGNLLDYRIVLNPRYGMYENYNLVSSKESTSFGAGLIAKFRLNDYLDVRLEPGLQFAQRQLIFNTDTNSRYQDGSLTNPPFAPIALTEKDRVRDIKSTLVDIPVILELHGERWYNSRPYVSAGVNYIVNLQSNSDSQDDNMQQVFRSTTHNFAWSAEMGIQFYFNKFKLTPAIRGTFFMNNEMVADNATTPPYWSAAVSTLQTRAVMFVLKFE from the coding sequence ATGAATAAATTTCTATTAAAAGCTCTGGTTTTAGCCTCAGTAAGCATTGCAACGGTTGCAAATGCTCAATTTAGAACCCGTAACAGGATGGACAGGTTGGAAGACTTTGACCAGAAAAAAGTCAGTTGGGGGTTTTATCTGAATGGTAATTTACTGGATTATAGAATTGTGCTCAACCCAAGATATGGAATGTATGAAAATTATAATCTAGTATCTTCAAAAGAAAGCACGAGCTTCGGAGCCGGTCTTATTGCCAAGTTCAGACTTAATGATTATTTAGACGTAAGATTAGAGCCAGGTTTGCAGTTTGCTCAAAGACAATTGATTTTTAATACAGATACTAATTCAAGGTATCAGGATGGAAGTTTGACGAATCCTCCTTTTGCTCCGATTGCTTTAACAGAAAAAGACAGAGTGAGAGATATTAAATCTACTTTGGTTGATATCCCTGTGATTTTGGAGTTACACGGTGAAAGATGGTACAACTCGAGACCGTATGTTTCGGCTGGTGTGAATTATATTGTTAATTTACAGTCAAACTCAGATTCTCAGGATGATAACATGCAGCAGGTTTTCAGATCTACAACACACAATTTTGCTTGGTCTGCAGAAATGGGAATTCAATTCTATTTTAATAAATTTAAATTAACTCCGGCAATCAGAGGTACATTCTTTATGAATAACGAAATGGTTGCAGATAATGCTACAACGCCTCCATATTGGTCTGCAGCAGTTTCTACATTACAGACAAGAGCAGTTATGTTTGTTTTGAAATTTGAATAA
- a CDS encoding polysaccharide deacetylase family protein translates to MILLTFNIVNFEAETKNSITISDEERLKITESNTKAILRILDLHDIKASFFVEISIAEKLQNLLKAISAQGHEIAFYNKNSNLEKIDQVKKTTQEFLEKQIKGIRQKDNQFSLEELKSIGFNYISNIDHADILFPFKRLKRTSEIIEDNGLSVVPESISPYSQLPYNDFVFQILPMQYYQNMVFETLKNDDFVLVYLESWQFTDIKKYQFKVPFYRSFYLGKKMEDKLEAFLSWINEKELATSRMKDYIF, encoded by the coding sequence ATGATATTGCTCACTTTCAACATCGTAAATTTTGAGGCTGAAACTAAAAACAGCATCACTATTTCTGATGAAGAAAGATTGAAAATTACCGAAAGTAATACCAAAGCAATTCTAAGAATTTTAGATCTTCACGATATAAAAGCGAGTTTTTTTGTAGAGATTTCTATTGCAGAAAAACTTCAGAATTTACTAAAAGCAATTTCTGCTCAAGGGCATGAAATTGCTTTTTATAATAAAAATTCGAACCTTGAAAAAATCGATCAGGTAAAAAAAACGACTCAGGAATTTCTTGAAAAACAGATCAAAGGAATTCGCCAGAAAGACAATCAGTTTTCTTTGGAAGAATTAAAATCAATCGGTTTTAATTATATCTCAAATATTGATCACGCAGATATTCTGTTTCCTTTTAAGCGTTTAAAAAGAACCTCAGAAATTATCGAAGACAATGGACTGAGTGTTGTTCCGGAAAGTATTTCGCCATACAGTCAATTGCCTTATAACGATTTTGTTTTTCAGATCTTGCCGATGCAATATTATCAGAATATGGTTTTTGAAACCTTGAAAAATGATGATTTTGTATTGGTCTATCTTGAATCGTGGCAGTTTACCGATATCAAGAAATATCAGTTTAAAGTTCCATTTTACCGAAGTTTTTATTTGGGAAAAAAGATGGAGGATAAGCTCGAAGCTTTTCTTTCATGGATCAATGAAAAAGAATTGGCGACTTCAAGAATGAAGGATTATATTTTTTAG
- a CDS encoding cell division protein ZapA, translating into MEVRRITINIAGRVYPLNVPAAEEETLRKVGKQIENMIKDFEQNFDVRDKQDALAMCALKLGTNAEVVALNHEKNIKSTNERLVNINQSLGDIGK; encoded by the coding sequence ATGGAGGTAAGGAGAATAACCATCAACATTGCTGGAAGAGTATATCCGCTAAATGTACCCGCAGCAGAAGAAGAAACTTTGCGCAAAGTGGGGAAGCAGATTGAAAATATGATTAAAGATTTTGAACAAAATTTTGATGTAAGAGACAAACAAGATGCTTTGGCAATGTGTGCCCTGAAACTGGGAACCAATGCAGAAGTAGTTGCTCTGAATCATGAAAAAAATATAAAATCAACCAACGAAAGATTAGTAAATATTAATCAGTCGCTGGGTGATATAGGAAAATAG
- a CDS encoding acyl-CoA thioesterase, which translates to MDNKPVTFQFISEPSDVNYGGNVHGGSVMKWIDQAGYACATTWSGNYSVTVYVGGIRFYEPIKIGEIVKVEAQVIYTGSSSMHISINVFSRNLKQPTFDKKTHCIIVFVAVDENGKKLPVPKWVPETEEEKQQEKYAKRLMDLRAQIENEMKPFL; encoded by the coding sequence ATGGATAACAAACCTGTTACTTTTCAATTTATTTCTGAACCTTCAGATGTTAATTATGGTGGAAATGTACACGGCGGAAGTGTAATGAAATGGATAGATCAGGCCGGATACGCCTGTGCAACAACCTGGAGCGGAAATTATTCTGTAACGGTATATGTAGGCGGAATTCGTTTTTATGAACCTATCAAGATCGGTGAAATAGTAAAAGTAGAAGCGCAGGTAATCTATACGGGCTCTTCGAGCATGCATATTTCGATCAACGTTTTTTCGAGAAACCTAAAACAACCTACTTTTGACAAGAAAACACATTGCATCATTGTATTTGTAGCCGTTGACGAAAACGGAAAGAAACTTCCTGTTCCCAAATGGGTTCCTGAAACCGAAGAAGAAAAACAACAGGAGAAATATGCCAAAAGGCTGATGGATTTGAGAGCCCAAATTGAAAATGAAATGAAACCTTTTTTATAA
- a CDS encoding NAD-dependent epimerase/dehydratase family protein, translating into MESYTEKILITGALGQIGTELTNRLVEIHGADNVVASGLDRYQKDITSAGHYERMDVTNTQLVKQVIKDYEITTVYHLASLLSGTSEKQPIFAWKLNLEPLLQFCELAKEGLLKKIFWPSSIAVFGKGIPKENVGQDVVLNPTTVYGISKMAGEKWCEYYFDKYGVDVRSIRYPGLISWKTPAGGGTTDYAVEIFYEAIEEGKYTSFISENTGMPMLYMDDAINATLQLMDAPKESLTVRSSYNLGGMSFTPKELAAEIKKEIPEFEIDYKPDFRQAIADSWPASIDDSVAKKDWGLSYDFGISEMSKDMIKNLKVKLNKN; encoded by the coding sequence ATGGAGTCTTATACGGAAAAAATATTGATTACAGGTGCTTTAGGGCAAATCGGAACTGAGCTTACGAATAGATTGGTAGAAATACATGGCGCTGATAATGTGGTTGCTTCGGGTCTAGACAGATATCAGAAAGATATTACTTCAGCCGGGCATTATGAAAGGATGGATGTTACCAACACGCAATTGGTAAAACAAGTTATCAAAGATTACGAAATTACAACAGTATATCATCTGGCTTCTCTTTTGTCGGGAACATCAGAAAAGCAACCTATTTTTGCATGGAAACTAAATCTGGAGCCACTTCTTCAGTTTTGTGAGCTGGCGAAAGAAGGTTTACTTAAAAAGATTTTCTGGCCTAGTTCTATCGCTGTTTTCGGGAAAGGAATTCCAAAAGAAAATGTAGGTCAGGATGTAGTTTTAAACCCTACAACAGTGTACGGTATTTCTAAAATGGCAGGTGAAAAATGGTGCGAATATTATTTTGATAAATATGGAGTAGACGTAAGAAGTATCCGTTATCCCGGTTTAATTTCCTGGAAAACTCCTGCAGGTGGAGGAACTACCGATTATGCAGTTGAGATTTTCTACGAAGCAATTGAAGAAGGGAAATATACAAGTTTTATTTCTGAAAATACAGGAATGCCGATGTTGTATATGGATGATGCGATCAATGCAACTTTACAGCTAATGGATGCCCCGAAAGAAAGCCTTACGGTTCGTTCTTCTTATAATTTAGGTGGAATGTCTTTCACTCCAAAAGAATTGGCAGCTGAAATTAAGAAGGAAATTCCTGAATTTGAGATTGATTACAAACCAGATTTCAGACAGGCGATTGCAGATTCCTGGCCGGCTTCAATTGATGATTCTGTAGCGAAAAAAGATTGGGGATTATCTTACGATTTCGGAATTTCTGAGATGTCGAAAGATATGATCAAGAATTTAAAAGTAAAACTGAATAAAAATTAA
- the ggt gene encoding gamma-glutamyltransferase — protein sequence MKKIIISFILLSYSLSAQYTDINIVKEVKVKNKGVVVSAHPLASEAGAKILKMGGNAYDAVVATQYALAVVYPQAGNIGGGGFLVGVKNNGEKFTLDYRETAPKNASKNMYLNKNGKANTDLSQNGRLAVGIPGSVAGFFATLKHCNLPMEKLIQPAVDLAEKGFAITEQEARLLNSHKEYFQKYNKTSNAFIKNEAWKSGDILMQQELAETLKLIQKAGLKGFYEGKTAELLVLEVKKEKGIITLEDLKNYKVAERKALEFDYKGNNVISMPLPSSGGILLAQMLKMSGYENLENYQQNSTKAVQIMVEAERRAFADRAEYMGDPDFIQDKTAYLISDDYLKNRWESFSFSKATPSSEVGRVINQTKESTETTHISVIDKDGNAAAVTTTLNGLYGSKVVVSGAGFFLNNEMDDFSIKPGVPNMFGAVGGEANAIQPNKRMLSSMTPTIVLKKGKPFMIVGTPGGTTIPTSVYQSIVNVIDFKLNTNMTVNSPKFHHQWLPETVSFEKNFPETTIKDLEKLGYKAERVNQLGRTEMILIDDNGNIHAVADGRGDDSVAVE from the coding sequence ATGAAAAAAATTATCATTTCATTCATTTTGCTTTCTTACTCGCTTTCAGCACAGTACACGGATATTAATATTGTAAAAGAAGTTAAGGTAAAAAATAAAGGAGTTGTAGTTTCTGCGCATCCTTTAGCAAGTGAAGCTGGGGCAAAAATTCTTAAAATGGGCGGAAATGCTTATGATGCAGTGGTCGCTACACAATACGCTTTGGCTGTTGTTTATCCTCAAGCCGGAAATATTGGCGGTGGCGGTTTTTTGGTGGGTGTGAAAAATAACGGAGAAAAATTTACGCTCGATTACCGTGAAACGGCTCCTAAAAATGCTTCCAAAAATATGTATCTCAATAAAAACGGAAAAGCCAATACCGATTTGTCTCAAAACGGAAGATTAGCGGTTGGAATTCCTGGAAGTGTGGCGGGATTTTTTGCAACTTTAAAGCATTGCAATCTTCCGATGGAAAAACTGATTCAGCCGGCAGTAGATTTGGCTGAAAAAGGTTTTGCAATTACCGAACAGGAAGCCAGATTATTAAATTCGCATAAAGAATATTTTCAAAAATATAATAAAACGTCCAATGCATTTATAAAAAATGAAGCTTGGAAATCAGGGGATATTCTCATGCAGCAAGAATTGGCGGAAACATTAAAACTGATTCAAAAAGCAGGATTAAAAGGATTTTATGAAGGAAAAACTGCCGAACTTCTGGTTTTAGAAGTGAAAAAAGAAAAAGGAATCATTACTTTAGAAGACCTGAAAAACTATAAAGTTGCTGAAAGAAAAGCACTTGAGTTTGATTACAAAGGGAACAATGTTATTTCGATGCCTTTACCATCAAGCGGTGGAATTCTTTTGGCGCAGATGCTAAAGATGTCGGGTTATGAAAATCTAGAAAATTATCAGCAAAATTCTACGAAAGCGGTTCAGATTATGGTGGAAGCAGAAAGGCGAGCCTTTGCAGACAGAGCCGAATACATGGGAGATCCCGATTTTATTCAGGATAAAACAGCCTATTTAATTTCTGACGATTATTTGAAAAACAGATGGGAAAGTTTTAGTTTTAGTAAAGCTACGCCAAGTTCGGAAGTCGGAAGAGTCATTAACCAAACCAAAGAATCTACGGAAACCACGCATATTTCAGTGATTGACAAAGACGGAAATGCAGCTGCTGTTACCACAACTTTAAATGGTCTGTATGGAAGTAAAGTTGTTGTTTCTGGAGCTGGTTTTTTCTTAAATAACGAAATGGATGATTTCTCGATAAAACCAGGTGTTCCGAATATGTTTGGTGCAGTTGGCGGTGAAGCAAACGCAATTCAGCCTAATAAAAGAATGCTTTCTTCGATGACACCAACCATTGTTTTGAAAAAAGGAAAACCTTTTATGATTGTAGGAACTCCGGGCGGAACAACCATCCCTACTTCTGTTTATCAGTCGATTGTGAATGTAATTGATTTTAAACTGAATACCAATATGACCGTTAATTCTCCAAAATTTCATCATCAGTGGCTTCCTGAAACAGTATCTTTTGAAAAAAATTTTCCGGAAACAACGATTAAAGATTTAGAAAAATTAGGTTATAAAGCTGAAAGAGTGAATCAATTGGGAAGAACGGAAATGATTTTAATAGACGATAACGGAAATATTCATGCTGTTGCAGATGGTCGTGGTGACGACTCTGTTGCAGTAGAATAA